A portion of the Physeter macrocephalus isolate SW-GA chromosome 15, ASM283717v5, whole genome shotgun sequence genome contains these proteins:
- the LY6K gene encoding lymphocyte antigen 6K has product MAVLLVLLLVMSLAWVETNVTVSGRQSVLRCHVCEEENSFDCERPTDCKADVQYCTSVAVRTFPRFFYVSKQCAKYCGIISPPPQTAKSFVLIKPTPFLFMACCKQNLCNNQKPIIKENTEDRYKEGGGEEGSSGRGSRGSRAGLVTFLTPASGLLGLRLP; this is encoded by the exons ATGGCGGTCCTCCTTGTTCTGCTGCTGGTCATGAGCCTGGCGTGGGTGGAGACCAATGTCACCGTGTCTGGAAGGCAAA GCGTACTGAGGTGTCACGTTTGCGAGGAGGAGAACAGTTTCGATTGTGAAAGACCCACAGACTGCAAAGCGGACGTTCAGTATTGTACTTCTGTTGCCGTGA GAACATTTCCACGGTTCTTCTATGTTTCCAAGCAGTGCGCAAAGTACTGTGGGATAATCAGTCCACCTCCACAGACGGCCAAGTCGTTCGTGCTCATAAAGCCCACGCCCTTCCTGTTCATGGCGTGCTGTAAGCAGAACCTGTGCAACAACCAGAAACCAATCatcaaagaaaacacagaagataGATACAaagaggggggcggggaggagggcagCAGCGGGCggggcagcaggggcagcagggCGGGGCTGGTGACTTTCCTGACACCGGCctctgggctcctgggcctcAGGCTGCCGTGA